A window of Candidatus Gastranaerophilales bacterium contains these coding sequences:
- a CDS encoding polyprenol monophosphomannose synthase, producing the protein MTNEKTKVIIILPTYNESSNIKDFLEAVLNEIELIERNTFFEIKVLIIDDYSPDGTAKIVSELAKKQDKINILMNKNRGLGNAYIVGIEYAMANLSADVIMQMDSDFSHRPDEIKNLLKGIEEGYDFVIGSRYIKGGSIHRNWGYLRVLNSKIGNLFAHVIAGIQGVKDCTSGFRAIQVNILKEIDLPNTKTSGYGFLMEILLKSYKKNAKIKEIPIRFEERKSGLSKIRINDILEFITYSLKARFDK; encoded by the coding sequence ATGACTAACGAAAAAACAAAGGTAATAATCATATTACCTACCTATAATGAATCTTCAAATATCAAAGACTTTTTAGAAGCTGTTTTAAATGAAATAGAATTAATCGAGAGAAATACTTTTTTCGAAATTAAAGTTTTAATCATAGATGACTATTCTCCAGATGGAACGGCAAAAATTGTAAGTGAATTGGCAAAAAAACAAGACAAAATAAATATATTAATGAACAAAAATCGTGGTCTTGGTAACGCTTATATTGTGGGTATTGAATATGCAATGGCAAATCTTTCAGCTGATGTAATTATGCAAATGGATTCTGATTTTTCACATCGACCTGATGAAATTAAAAATTTATTAAAAGGAATTGAAGAAGGATATGATTTTGTTATCGGTTCTCGTTACATAAAAGGTGGCTCTATCCATAGAAATTGGGGTTATTTAAGAGTTTTAAACAGCAAAATCGGAAATTTATTTGCTCATGTTATTGCCGGAATACAAGGTGTCAAAGATTGTACAAGCGGATTTAGAGCTATACAAGTAAATATTCTAAAAGAAATTGATTTGCCTAATACAAAGACCTCAGGGTATGGCTTTTTGATGGAAATTTTGCTTAAATCTTACAAAAAAAATGCAAAAATCAAAGAAATACCAATTCGTTTTGAAGAACGAAAATCAGGTCTATCAAAAATTAGAATTAACGATATTCTGGAATTCATCACCTACTCATTAAAAGCACGATTTGACAAATAG
- a CDS encoding glycosyltransferase family 39 protein — MEKLKSFIFNKKNIIILTFIIILGLVLRIVGLYERTDGLSYDEVYSWWVSTHGFPFGIIKKLCYEEYHPCFYSFLLHFWAKIFGDSDISLRWTSVLASIGTVVVGYFVGKEVKDTKVGLLCAFIMAISVFNISMAQYVRFYPFGDLLMLVSILFALKIQKNEFSKPNYAAFIIANVFLINTLSQGSFFVFIETLVIFLFIFKNNRVHLKPFLIATGITLFLSIPELILLSIQFISSRLALIQGWEWYHFNLLYIFYDCLGWLSLDIPFITPIILYSFVVYKMITVKNFEFNFLSILFTSYLIFIILLSGTYIAPWQAHYSGMLCNMFIVLLSYSFFSYNKTVKIFMGIIFLYLSILSLNWYFIHDMSMEQLNNGQNYNLVYKYLKNNGYDKDNLVFNLASGTKIAPKYDKNNIYMKPNIDNILLYYLPKEECYIFDKNPYELNKNERERFLYNFVRGDVSDNAQKAVYNSYQKKLKVSNYFLIVEYINVGFMPIFNTNISFEKFSKRGNKAHYIYKRIINNEIDIAMMDSRMKYIKSERISDFWIIYIFKKVSD, encoded by the coding sequence ATGGAAAAACTTAAAAGTTTTATTTTCAATAAAAAAAATATAATCATTTTAACTTTTATAATTATTTTGGGGCTTGTTCTTAGGATAGTAGGATTATATGAAAGAACTGACGGGCTTTCGTATGATGAGGTTTATTCTTGGTGGGTCAGCACACATGGTTTTCCTTTTGGTATAATAAAAAAACTTTGTTATGAAGAATATCATCCTTGTTTTTATTCTTTTCTTTTACATTTTTGGGCAAAGATATTTGGTGATAGTGATATATCTCTCAGGTGGACATCTGTTTTAGCTTCTATAGGGACTGTAGTTGTTGGCTATTTTGTTGGAAAGGAAGTTAAGGATACAAAAGTCGGATTGCTTTGTGCTTTCATTATGGCGATTTCGGTTTTTAATATTTCGATGGCTCAATATGTAAGATTTTATCCTTTCGGCGATTTATTGATGTTGGTGTCTATTTTATTTGCATTAAAAATACAGAAAAATGAGTTTTCAAAACCAAATTATGCAGCTTTTATAATCGCAAATGTGTTTTTAATTAACACACTTTCGCAGGGTTCTTTTTTCGTATTCATTGAAACATTGGTTATATTTTTGTTTATATTCAAAAACAATAGGGTTCATCTAAAACCGTTTTTAATAGCAACTGGTATAACGTTGTTTTTGTCGATTCCTGAACTGATATTACTTTCAATACAATTTATTTCTTCTCGTTTGGCTCTTATACAGGGGTGGGAGTGGTATCATTTTAATTTATTATATATATTTTATGATTGTTTAGGATGGCTTTCATTGGATATCCCGTTTATAACTCCCATAATATTATATTCATTTGTTGTTTATAAAATGATAACGGTTAAAAACTTTGAATTTAATTTTTTGAGCATTTTGTTTACTTCATATTTAATATTTATAATTCTACTTTCAGGAACATATATTGCCCCTTGGCAAGCTCATTATAGCGGTATGCTTTGTAACATGTTTATTGTTTTGTTATCTTATTCATTTTTTTCTTATAATAAGACAGTAAAAATTTTTATGGGGATAATATTTCTCTATTTAAGCATATTATCTCTTAATTGGTATTTTATTCATGATATGTCAATGGAGCAGTTGAATAACGGACAAAATTATAATCTTGTATATAAATACTTAAAAAACAATGGCTATGATAAAGACAATCTCGTTTTCAATCTAGCTTCCGGAACAAAAATAGCACCAAAATATGACAAAAATAATATTTATATGAAACCCAATATAGACAATATCTTACTTTATTATTTGCCAAAAGAAGAATGCTATATATTTGACAAAAATCCATATGAATTAAACAAAAATGAAAGAGAAAGATTTCTATATAATTTCGTTCGAGGCGATGTATCAGATAATGCACAAAAAGCGGTTTATAATTCTTACCAAAAAAAATTAAAAGTCAGCAATTACTTTTTGATAGTGGAATATATAAATGTCGGTTTTATGCCAATTTTCAACACTAACATATCTTTTGAAAAATTTTCAAAAAGAGGAAACAAAGCCCACTATATCTATAAAAGAATAATTAATAATGAAATCGATATCGCAATGATGGACAGTAGAATGAAATATATAAAATCAGAAAGAATAAGTGATTTTTGGATTATTTATATCTTCAAAAAGGTAAGTGACTAA
- the gmd gene encoding GDP-mannose 4,6-dehydratase: protein MKQKTALITGITGQDGGYLAKLLLAKGYNVVGLNRRGATNIFHGLEEHGIKDKIELRDFELLEYSNICRLIKEYQPEEFYNLAAQSFVSSSWIEPIYTIQANEMGVAYILEAIREFSPDTKLYQASTSEMFGQVQEIPQNEDTPFYPKSPYGIAKLAAHWLVVNYRESYGLHASSGILFNHESPFRGKEFVTRKITDYFAKKINGKIDTPLELGNVEAKRDWGYAGDYVEAMWLMLQQNKPDTFVISTGKSYSIKDFVNETAKNCNIQLEWIGEGQETKALNKRTNEILVSVNDKYYRPAEVEFLIGNPEKAKKVLNWKPKIDFKELCKMMIEKDIERNR from the coding sequence ATGAAACAAAAAACAGCTTTAATAACAGGAATAACGGGACAAGACGGCGGATATTTAGCAAAACTATTATTAGCAAAAGGATATAATGTTGTTGGTTTAAATAGACGTGGTGCTACAAATATTTTTCATGGCTTAGAAGAACACGGTATTAAAGACAAAATCGAATTGCGTGATTTTGAATTGCTTGAATATTCCAATATCTGTAGGTTAATAAAAGAATATCAGCCTGAGGAATTTTACAATTTGGCAGCTCAAAGTTTCGTTTCTTCTTCTTGGATTGAACCTATATATACCATTCAGGCTAACGAAATGGGAGTTGCTTATATTTTAGAAGCAATCAGAGAATTTTCACCTGATACAAAACTGTATCAAGCTTCAACAAGTGAGATGTTTGGGCAAGTTCAAGAAATACCACAAAATGAAGATACTCCATTTTATCCAAAATCACCCTATGGAATAGCTAAATTGGCAGCTCATTGGCTTGTTGTCAACTATCGTGAAAGCTATGGGCTGCACGCAAGTTCAGGGATTTTGTTTAACCATGAAAGTCCGTTCCGAGGTAAAGAGTTTGTTACAAGAAAAATTACTGATTATTTTGCTAAAAAAATAAATGGAAAGATTGATACTCCATTAGAGCTTGGCAATGTTGAAGCAAAAAGAGATTGGGGGTATGCCGGCGATTATGTCGAGGCAATGTGGCTAATGTTGCAACAAAATAAGCCTGACACATTCGTCATTTCTACAGGAAAAAGTTATTCGATTAAAGATTTCGTCAATGAAACTGCTAAAAATTGTAATATTCAACTTGAGTGGATTGGCGAAGGTCAAGAAACCAAAGCTCTTAATAAAAGAACAAATGAAATCTTAGTTTCTGTGAATGACAAATATTATCGTCCTGCGGAAGTTGAGTTTTTGATTGGTAATCCTGAAAAAGCAAAAAAAGTATTGAATTGGAAACCTAAAATTGATTTTAAAGAGCTATGTAAAATGATGATTGAAAAGGACATAGAAAGAAACCGCTAA
- a CDS encoding N-acetyltransferase, translated as MFFKKVSRNEKIKYMGFLLLADTEIEAIEKYIFNSDMYIFGVNNDLFGECVLFEKNNNEIEIKNIAIAPPFQGKGFGKKLLETIERHFKNQYDYITLGTNERKIGFYSACGFSFVSKIKDYFIKNYKIQKYHKGKLCRDLLILRKKINKISLVTI; from the coding sequence ATGTTTTTCAAAAAGGTAAGTCGAAACGAAAAAATAAAATATATGGGCTTTTTATTGCTTGCCGATACAGAAATTGAAGCCATTGAAAAATATATATTCAATTCGGATATGTATATTTTTGGTGTCAATAATGATTTATTCGGCGAATGCGTTCTGTTTGAGAAAAATAATAATGAAATAGAAATCAAAAATATTGCAATAGCTCCTCCTTTTCAAGGCAAAGGCTTTGGCAAAAAACTTTTAGAAACTATCGAAAGACATTTTAAAAATCAATATGATTATATTACGCTCGGCACAAATGAACGGAAAATAGGTTTCTATTCTGCATGCGGTTTCAGTTTTGTTTCTAAAATTAAAGATTACTTTATTAAAAATTATAAAATACAAAAATATCACAAAGGTAAATTATGCCGTGATTTGCTTATTTTAAGAAAAAAAATAAATAAAATATCTCTTGTTACAATCTGA
- a CDS encoding SLC13 family permease encodes MDFHILLNPIIVSVILLCGLCICRINVLLALMVSAIVAGVMSGMSIQKVMEVFISGMGGNSETALSYILLGTFAAAMAHTGLASILAKKISLVIKDNKFILIAILTGIAVLSQNLIPIHIAFIPILIPPLLGIMNRLKIDRRAISCALAFGLKAPYIAIPAGFGLIFQGLLADNMIQNGVQVAKNEIWKYTSILGFAMFVGLLIAIFVSYSKKREYKDIPICNANYENESLTLHRCHYLTLIAALATLVIQLLTNSLPLGALVGLTIIFGTRAIDHQKMDKLINEGIGMMGYVAFVMLVAAGFAVVLKTTGGIDSLVNAVMPYMSANKFIATSLLLFIGLFITMGIGTSFGTIPILAVLFVPICVKLGFSVPAIIIVLAAAAALGDAGSPASDTTLGPTSGLNADGQHNHISDTCIPTFLHYNITLIIAALIAVFIF; translated from the coding sequence ATGGACTTTCATATATTGTTAAACCCAATTATCGTGTCAGTAATATTGCTGTGTGGATTGTGTATATGTAGGATAAATGTCTTGCTTGCACTAATGGTTTCAGCTATTGTTGCAGGCGTTATGAGCGGAATGAGTATCCAAAAAGTTATGGAAGTGTTTATTTCTGGCATGGGTGGTAACTCTGAAACAGCATTGAGTTATATTCTGTTAGGAACTTTTGCTGCTGCAATGGCTCACACAGGGCTTGCTTCAATTCTTGCGAAAAAAATCTCTCTTGTCATAAAGGACAATAAATTTATACTTATCGCAATTTTAACAGGAATTGCAGTCCTTTCTCAAAATTTAATCCCAATTCATATTGCGTTTATTCCAATATTAATACCGCCATTGCTAGGTATAATGAATAGATTAAAAATAGATAGGCGAGCTATTTCTTGTGCACTTGCATTTGGTTTAAAAGCACCTTATATCGCAATTCCTGCAGGATTTGGGCTTATATTTCAGGGGCTTTTAGCTGATAATATGATTCAAAACGGTGTTCAAGTTGCTAAAAATGAGATTTGGAAATATACATCAATTCTTGGCTTTGCAATGTTTGTAGGGCTTTTAATTGCAATTTTTGTTTCATATTCAAAGAAGAGAGAATATAAAGATATCCCGATTTGTAATGCCAATTACGAAAACGAATCTTTGACATTGCACCGTTGTCACTATCTTACATTAATTGCAGCTTTGGCAACACTTGTTATTCAACTACTCACAAATTCACTTCCATTAGGGGCTTTGGTCGGATTAACTATTATTTTCGGAACAAGAGCTATCGACCATCAAAAAATGGATAAATTGATAAATGAAGGTATCGGAATGATGGGCTATGTGGCGTTTGTTATGCTTGTAGCTGCAGGCTTTGCCGTAGTTTTAAAAACTACAGGAGGAATTGACTCATTGGTAAATGCTGTAATGCCGTATATGTCAGCAAATAAATTTATTGCAACTTCGTTACTATTGTTTATAGGTTTGTTTATAACAATGGGGATAGGAACTTCGTTCGGAACGATTCCTATTCTTGCCGTTTTGTTCGTTCCGATTTGTGTAAAATTAGGTTTTAGCGTGCCTGCGATTATAATCGTTCTTGCAGCAGCTGCCGCCCTTGGCGATGCGGGCTCACCGGCTTCTGATACGACATTAGGTCCAACGTCAGGGCTAAATGCAGATGGGCAACATAACCATATCTCAGATACTTGTATTCCAACATTTCTCCACTACAATATTACATTGATTATTGCAGCATTAATTGCGGTTTTTATCTTTTAA
- a CDS encoding L-serine ammonia-lyase, iron-sulfur-dependent, subunit alpha: MLNQNIINILNEEIVPAEGCTEPVAIAYVAAKAREILGELPEKIKIFVSGNMIKNVKSVIIPNSGGLPGIDTAAVMGALFGDPNKDLLVISHMKPADMNAVKNYLNSHQVETFHEKNDIKLYIKVEVYANSHSASVEVKHLHTNVTKIEKDGKRIVKRVCNDADFNSTLTDRKLLSIKSIYELAKKLDINDIKPLFEKVVELNCKIAEEGLNEVYGVNIGSLIQKNIQKGIYGKELKNICASYASAGSDARMSGCSLPVMTTSGSGNQGMAASLPVIKYCIEKQYSNETLLRALFFSHLATIHIKTNVGRLSAYCGVICACSAVAGAIAFIEGESYQVVADAITNSLGCVSGVICDGAKASCATKIANGVYAAFDSVMLAMNKKVLTPGDGIIGKDIEETIKNIGILSQVGMKETDEVILDIMENSLKK; the protein is encoded by the coding sequence ATGTTAAACCAAAATATTATAAATATTTTAAATGAAGAAATTGTGCCTGCAGAAGGTTGCACTGAGCCTGTTGCTATTGCTTATGTCGCAGCAAAAGCAAGAGAAATATTAGGAGAATTACCTGAAAAAATAAAAATATTTGTCTCTGGTAACATGATAAAAAATGTTAAAAGTGTCATTATTCCTAATTCTGGTGGTTTACCGGGGATAGACACGGCAGCTGTTATGGGTGCACTTTTTGGTGACCCGAATAAAGACCTGCTTGTAATCAGTCATATGAAGCCTGCCGATATGAATGCTGTAAAAAATTATCTTAACAGTCATCAAGTCGAAACTTTTCATGAAAAAAACGATATAAAATTATATATTAAGGTCGAAGTATACGCAAATAGTCATTCGGCGAGCGTGGAAGTCAAACATCTGCATACAAATGTGACTAAAATCGAAAAAGACGGTAAACGTATTGTAAAAAGAGTTTGCAATGATGCTGATTTTAATTCCACTTTAACCGACAGGAAATTATTGAGTATTAAATCAATATATGAATTAGCAAAAAAATTAGATATTAACGATATAAAGCCACTTTTTGAAAAGGTGGTTGAGTTAAATTGTAAAATTGCTGAAGAAGGATTAAATGAGGTTTATGGGGTTAATATCGGCTCTTTAATACAAAAAAACATACAAAAAGGCATTTATGGAAAAGAACTCAAAAATATTTGTGCAAGCTATGCCTCTGCAGGTTCTGATGCAAGGATGAGTGGGTGCTCACTTCCTGTAATGACGACAAGCGGTAGCGGAAACCAAGGAATGGCAGCGTCTTTACCTGTTATAAAATATTGTATAGAAAAACAATATTCGAATGAAACATTATTGAGAGCTTTGTTTTTCTCACATTTAGCGACTATTCATATTAAAACAAATGTCGGACGATTATCTGCGTATTGCGGAGTGATTTGTGCTTGCAGTGCCGTCGCTGGTGCTATTGCTTTTATAGAGGGTGAAAGCTATCAAGTGGTAGCTGACGCAATTACAAACTCTTTGGGGTGTGTTTCTGGTGTTATTTGTGACGGAGCAAAAGCATCTTGTGCTACAAAAATTGCAAATGGTGTATATGCGGCTTTTGATTCTGTAATGTTGGCTATGAACAAAAAGGTTTTAACTCCCGGCGACGGTATAATTGGTAAAGATATTGAAGAAACTATAAAAAATATCGGAATTCTTTCTCAAGTAGGTATGAAAGAAACAGACGAGGTTATTTTGGATATTATGGAAAATAGTCTTAAAAAATAA
- a CDS encoding thioredoxin family protein translates to MITKLDEKNFTTETQSGLKLIEFSTPWCGFCKKQEPVLEEMDKVWIGQVNGDDSPALVEKYGISGYPSFVVLKDGKEVDRFVGLHTKFDIMNILLKYLA, encoded by the coding sequence ATGATTACAAAACTTGATGAAAAAAATTTCACCACGGAAACTCAATCGGGTTTGAAACTTATCGAATTTTCTACACCTTGGTGCGGATTTTGCAAAAAGCAAGAGCCTGTTCTTGAGGAAATGGACAAAGTTTGGATTGGACAAGTAAACGGTGATGACTCTCCAGCTCTTGTTGAAAAATACGGTATCAGCGGATATCCCAGCTTTGTCGTTTTGAAAGACGGAAAAGAAGTTGATAGATTTGTCGGATTGCATACAAAATTTGACATAATGAATATTCTTTTGAAATATTTAGCTTAA
- the ribE gene encoding 6,7-dimethyl-8-ribityllumazine synthase, translating into MPNIIEGMLTTANEKYCIVISRFNEFIGSKLLSGAIDELSRHGVKDDNIDVVWVPGAFEIPLITQKAAKTGKYDAIIALGAIIKGSTAHFDFVSAELSKGIATVSLQNSIPVMFGVLTTDNLEQAIERAGTKAGNKGSEAAKGAIEMVNLSQKLV; encoded by the coding sequence ATGCCAAATATCATAGAAGGAATGCTAACTACAGCAAACGAAAAATATTGTATCGTAATATCACGTTTTAATGAATTTATCGGCTCAAAACTACTCTCTGGTGCCATTGATGAGCTCTCAAGACACGGTGTTAAAGACGATAATATAGATGTAGTATGGGTTCCTGGTGCTTTTGAAATACCTCTAATCACTCAAAAAGCTGCAAAAACGGGTAAATATGATGCAATTATCGCACTTGGTGCAATAATTAAAGGCTCAACCGCTCACTTCGACTTTGTGTCAGCAGAACTTTCAAAAGGTATAGCCACAGTTTCATTACAAAATTCTATTCCTGTTATGTTTGGAGTACTTACAACAGACAACCTTGAACAAGCTATCGAAAGAGCAGGCACAAAAGCAGGAAATAAAGGCTCAGAAGCAGCTAAAGGTGCTATTGAAATGGTAAACCTTTCACAAAAACTTGTTTAA
- a CDS encoding bifunctional riboflavin kinase/FAD synthetase, giving the protein MQIYNQFIEKKNLSLALGFFDGLHEGHKVVIKTAVNFAKENNAESGIVIFKEHPMSYITKNSVKQIITLEDKINILKKLNVDNVFLVSFDDYLAKLSATSYLKDILIKYFSPIAITTGFNHSFGHNRQGNSSFLKSFQTKYNYRYFEIPPITCNNIITSSSSIRNALSCGNLELANKLLGYNFFIKAKVIQGQKLGRKLDFPTANFVYPDQITELPSGVYIANIEVNNKIYKSVLNYGYRPTVSDELKLIGEAHLLDFGEDIYDKNIKISFVTKIRNEVKFFDVQQLKSQIIRDIEFAKNYNASL; this is encoded by the coding sequence ATGCAAATATATAACCAATTTATTGAAAAAAAGAATTTATCACTTGCTTTAGGCTTTTTTGACGGTTTACATGAAGGACATAAAGTTGTCATAAAAACTGCAGTTAATTTTGCAAAAGAAAATAACGCTGAATCAGGAATTGTAATATTTAAAGAACATCCTATGAGCTATATTACAAAAAATTCGGTAAAACAAATAATTACTCTTGAAGACAAAATAAATATACTCAAAAAGCTCAATGTCGACAACGTATTTTTGGTAAGCTTTGATGACTATTTAGCAAAATTATCAGCTACAAGTTATTTAAAAGACATATTGATAAAATATTTTTCCCCAATTGCAATTACGACCGGATTCAATCACTCTTTCGGTCATAACAGACAAGGCAACAGCTCTTTTTTAAAAAGTTTTCAAACAAAATATAACTATAGATATTTTGAAATTCCTCCAATTACCTGCAACAACATAATAACAAGCAGTTCCTCAATAAGAAATGCCCTATCTTGTGGCAATTTAGAACTCGCAAACAAACTCTTGGGCTACAATTTCTTTATCAAAGCAAAGGTAATTCAAGGACAAAAATTGGGACGAAAACTTGATTTCCCGACTGCTAATTTTGTCTATCCGGACCAAATAACAGAACTCCCTTCAGGAGTTTATATTGCTAATATCGAAGTAAATAACAAAATCTACAAATCTGTTTTAAACTATGGCTACAGACCAACCGTGAGTGACGAATTAAAACTTATCGGAGAAGCTCATTTATTAGATTTTGGAGAGGACATTTATGATAAAAATATCAAAATATCCTTTGTGACAAAAATCAGGAACGAAGTCAAATTTTTCGATGTTCAACAACTCAAATCTCAAATTATAAGAGATATTGAATTTGCAAAAAATTACAACGCCTCACTATAA
- a CDS encoding alpha-amylase family glycosyl hydrolase, with translation MYTSKQKESKTENNLSHAQRNMTKCPTGMKMGIYNGVPFCSLIQDHQSWGASVEKNKKVNFKIATFSDAKNVSVELKAKGEEPKIIPLKNKGEGVFQSTVNPDVAKAGDRYRFLIDREGKKIEKVRDPYSMKQDSLSQWSIIYDHNDYDWKDTTWMKNKNDAKISRRANAENHLKPISDLKIYEAHIGTMTDEGSFEAAKKQLDKIAKDKKFNAVEFMPVENTYGYNWGYDGVDKFAPNHTMGDPDKLKELIDHAHSLNLNVIMDMVPNHLGPDIPDLQNAGPYTDGTNAFGYKMNYERCDNKYVREYISNAALNWATNYHCDGLRLDMTKFMDSDFTMKQIVAELNYHSPDTFLIAEDGRDNDARVTRPFSNQEKYENQHEHCAFIGKIANNQVSLENLGFDSEWDFPFHKQIASSVLGSWDGRYRNMENLDYAVKHSGMRVKYPMSHDEIGNIDGTRLVSKLFQKEMNLFYDVEGDTPAQKGQRTAHASHNVVKSLLTGRLDDMNSTERQKFYRSNHIKKNLDINVIKDAYERSIKQHRLAVGMTYSVPGPKMIFQGDEEGNQSYFKFFRKFSTGYEKYLEDKGYEPGEKAFLDSKLNSVKVADKYKHYISETAKYTEDLNNIMAENPALESGVVVNTVTHPLSELHATHCKKDKNEIFSISNFKNEAYYKDYGIQFPRGKWVEISNTDDKKYGGSGDFKNDVIISDGKKTSDLSIPEYGMIYFKKVD, from the coding sequence ATGTATACATCAAAACAAAAAGAATCAAAAACTGAAAATAATTTGTCCCATGCTCAGCGTAATATGACGAAATGCCCCACCGGAATGAAAATGGGCATATACAACGGTGTACCGTTTTGCTCTTTAATTCAAGATCACCAAAGCTGGGGTGCTTCTGTCGAGAAAAATAAAAAAGTTAATTTCAAGATTGCGACTTTTTCTGATGCTAAAAATGTTTCAGTTGAGCTAAAAGCCAAAGGTGAAGAACCGAAGATTATTCCACTAAAAAATAAAGGTGAAGGCGTTTTTCAAAGCACTGTCAATCCTGATGTAGCAAAAGCAGGTGACCGTTATCGTTTTCTTATTGATAGAGAAGGTAAAAAGATAGAAAAGGTTCGTGACCCTTACTCTATGAAACAAGATTCTTTATCTCAATGGTCGATAATATATGACCATAATGATTATGACTGGAAAGATACAACTTGGATGAAGAATAAAAATGATGCAAAAATAAGCAGACGAGCTAATGCTGAAAATCATTTGAAACCAATTTCTGACTTAAAAATATACGAAGCTCATATCGGAACAATGACTGATGAGGGCTCTTTTGAAGCTGCAAAAAAACAACTTGATAAAATAGCTAAAGATAAAAAATTCAATGCGGTTGAATTTATGCCTGTTGAGAATACTTATGGCTACAACTGGGGCTATGACGGCGTTGATAAATTTGCACCTAATCACACAATGGGCGACCCTGACAAGTTAAAAGAGTTGATTGACCACGCTCATTCTTTGAATTTGAACGTTATTATGGACATGGTTCCAAACCATTTGGGTCCTGATATTCCTGATTTGCAAAATGCCGGTCCATACACTGACGGTACAAATGCTTTCGGTTACAAAATGAATTATGAAAGATGCGACAATAAATATGTACGTGAATATATCTCAAATGCAGCATTGAATTGGGCTACAAACTATCACTGTGATGGTTTGCGTTTGGATATGACGAAATTCATGGACTCTGATTTTACAATGAAGCAAATCGTAGCAGAGCTCAACTATCACTCACCTGATACTTTCTTGATTGCTGAAGACGGCAGAGATAACGACGCTCGTGTTACTCGTCCTTTTTCAAATCAGGAAAAATATGAAAATCAGCATGAACATTGTGCATTTATAGGCAAAATCGCAAATAATCAAGTGTCTTTGGAAAACTTGGGCTTTGATTCTGAATGGGATTTCCCGTTCCATAAACAAATTGCTTCATCAGTTTTGGGCTCTTGGGACGGTCGCTATAGAAATATGGAAAACCTTGATTATGCTGTTAAACACTCAGGCATGCGGGTTAAATATCCTATGAGTCATGATGAAATCGGTAATATTGACGGTACAAGATTAGTGTCAAAATTATTCCAAAAAGAAATGAATTTGTTCTATGACGTTGAAGGCGATACGCCTGCTCAAAAAGGACAAAGAACTGCCCATGCTTCTCATAATGTTGTGAAATCTTTATTAACAGGTCGTTTAGATGATATGAACAGCACCGAAAGACAAAAATTCTATCGTTCAAATCATATAAAGAAAAATTTGGATATTAATGTTATAAAAGATGCCTATGAACGCTCTATTAAACAACATAGGTTGGCTGTAGGTATGACTTATTCGGTTCCCGGACCTAAAATGATTTTCCAAGGCGATGAAGAAGGCAATCAATCTTATTTCAAATTCTTCCGTAAATTTTCTACAGGTTATGAAAAATATTTAGAAGATAAAGGCTATGAGCCAGGCGAGAAAGCATTTTTAGACTCTAAATTGAACAGTGTTAAAGTGGCAGATAAATATAAACATTACATTTCGGAAACGGCTAAATATACTGAAGATTTGAACAATATTATGGCTGAAAACCCTGCTCTTGAAAGCGGTGTTGTTGTGAATACTGTCACCCATCCTTTATCTGAGCTTCATGCTACTCATTGCAAAAAAGACAAAAATGAAATTTTTAGTATTTCAAATTTCAAAAATGAAGCCTATTATAAAGATTATGGAATCCAATTCCCTCGTGGAAAATGGGTCGAAATAAGCAACACTGATGACAAAAAATATGGTGGTTCCGGTGACTTTAAAAATGATGTGATTATTTCAGATGGAAAGAAAACCTCTGATTTATCAATTCCTGAGTATGGAATGATTTATTTCAAAAAAGTTGATTAA